From the genome of Setaria viridis chromosome 1, Setaria_viridis_v4.0, whole genome shotgun sequence:
CTGTCGTTGCTGTTATCATCCACGGCTCCTTTTGGTATCGTTGTTGGTCAAAAGAATGGGCACCCGCGACGTGCTTCGCAGTGAAAAGCTAAAGGATCGCACGCCGCGGTGCTTCGTGCCAAGACCAGCGTCCATTCTAGCCATGGACAGCCTAGCAAAGCTTGTGCTCGTCTTCAGGGAACTGCGATGTCCTGGGCCCTAGTTTATGGGCAGGCCTGGTGGGGATGAAGATGATGTGTGCGAGAGAAAAAAAGCCCTGCGAAGAGGTTGAATTCTCCCGGCCCGGTCCAAACGCACGGGCACCAGCATTCAGCCCGGTCCAAAATCATCACTGGTAATAATGGAGATGGCATAGCACACACACGATCTGAACTGCTAACCATCATCTCGTTTATTTTTGACAAGATGGCTAACCAGTAACCAGTAACCACCTTCTCGAAGTTCTTGCCATACGACTGAGGTGGTGCTTGATAGCATGTGTTAAAATTAGCAGCGTCACATgtctaattagaaggattaaatatgagctaattacaaaactaattgtataaatggagtctaattcgcgagatgaatctataaatctaattaattcatcatcaGTAAAAATTTACTAactagatttaatagattcgtctcgtgaattagactttctgtgtgtaattagttttgtggTTTGCCACTTGCGATTATTTTTCGTCACACTCACATCTAGCGGCACGACTAGTACTCTCATCATTCTGCTCCTGCAACGTCCAGGTCGACGCACAGGGGCTCTAGAACCATCGAAGAAAACTGCGACCTGGTACGGTCGTGCCTCGATTCCAACCTTCGCTGCGAAGAAAACTTGCCTTTTTCTTTGCTTCGTCCGCTCATCTGCACGACTCATCACCTCAAACAAAAAGAGACAAAAATATTCTTCCTCCTTCAAAGTTCCAAGACCTCCACGTGTCAGGGTAGGCAAGCTCTGACCGCAGATCAGGGCCGTCCACGAGGATCTCAGCGGTCGGCACCAATTTTCGCGTGCCCAGCTGCGCATCCGGCCCTTCCCGTACACCCCATGACTCAGCCACCGGCTTCCTCGAACGTGTCGTCCGTCTAGCACCCATCCAACCTCCCTACACCGCGTCCACAAGAACCTCCACCAacccttcccttccctcgccATCCTCAGCCCATAGACCCATTCCACGCAGCGACTCACCGATCCACCgccctcctctccgctcccctcGCTAAAAGCCGAAAAAAATCCCCCCCCACACGCATCGCACGCGCACACGCCCTCTCGATCTAGCCCCAAACCCCTTCTCCCCTCCCAACCCCAGATCGGAATCCGGGGGGCTCGATCCGGCACCCATGGCGCTCGAGTGGGTGGTGCTGGGCTacgcggcgggcgcggaggcggtgatgctgctgctcctcacGCTCCCGGGCCTCGACGGCCTCCGCCGGGGGATGGTCTCCGTGGTGCGGAGCGCGCTCAAGCCGATGATGTCGGTGGTGCCCTTCTGCCTCTTCCTGCTCATGGACATCTACTGGAAGTACGAGACGCGCCCCACCTGCGACGACGAGCACGCCTGCACCCCGTCCGAGCACCTCCGCCACCAGAAGTCCATCATGAAGTCGCAACGGAACGCGctcctcatcgccgccgcgctgctcctcTACTGGATCCTCTTCTCCG
Proteins encoded in this window:
- the LOC117837143 gene encoding uncharacterized protein, with the protein product MALEWVVLGYAAGAEAVMLLLLTLPGLDGLRRGMVSVVRSALKPMMSVVPFCLFLLMDIYWKYETRPTCDDEHACTPSEHLRHQKSIMKSQRNALLIAAALLLYWILFSVTSLVVRLQQLQQRVDKLKKRDD